In Streptomyces chartreusis NRRL 3882, the following are encoded in one genomic region:
- a CDS encoding ABC transporter permease: protein MTAYALTDSWTMTRRELARWGRQPVQLVVNLVFPVMLLLMFGYLVGGGRGVGGEYRDYLVPGMLALTMAFGLEGTMIAVTQDLDKGVIDRFRSMPMTNGAVLVGRSAADMLQSAMALVVLIAVGAALGWRAHGGPAAFLGAVGLLLLFRFAMLWIGIHLALVAGRPEMVQAVQILVWPVGFLSNALALPDTMPGWLGTVVEWNPMSHTATAVRDLFGAPGAEPGHVWPAIIWPLTLLAVFFPLAVRRFGRLSR, encoded by the coding sequence GTGACCGCCTACGCCCTGACCGACTCCTGGACCATGACCCGCCGGGAACTCGCCCGCTGGGGGCGGCAGCCGGTCCAGCTGGTCGTCAACCTCGTCTTCCCGGTGATGCTGCTGCTCATGTTCGGCTACCTGGTCGGCGGCGGCCGGGGCGTGGGCGGCGAGTACCGCGACTACCTGGTCCCGGGCATGCTCGCGCTCACCATGGCCTTCGGCCTGGAGGGCACGATGATCGCCGTCACGCAGGACCTCGACAAGGGCGTCATCGACCGCTTCCGCTCCATGCCGATGACCAACGGAGCGGTACTGGTGGGCCGTTCGGCCGCCGACATGCTCCAGTCGGCGATGGCCCTGGTGGTGCTCATCGCCGTGGGCGCCGCGCTCGGCTGGCGGGCCCACGGCGGTCCGGCGGCCTTCCTGGGAGCCGTGGGCCTGCTGCTCCTGTTCCGGTTCGCCATGCTGTGGATCGGCATCCACCTGGCGCTGGTGGCCGGGAGGCCGGAGATGGTCCAGGCCGTGCAGATCCTGGTCTGGCCGGTCGGCTTCCTGTCCAACGCCCTGGCCCTCCCCGACACCATGCCCGGCTGGCTCGGCACGGTCGTCGAGTGGAACCCGATGTCCCACACGGCCACGGCCGTACGGGACCTGTTCGGCGCCCCCGGCGCGGAGCCCGGGCACGTGTGGCCGGCGATCATCTGGCCGCTGACCCTGCTGGCGGTGTTCTTCCCACTGGCGGTACGGAGGTTCGGGCGGCTGAGCCGCTGA
- a CDS encoding daunorubicin resistance protein DrrA family ABC transporter ATP-binding protein: protein MADTAITVEGARKTYGGKEGKHALDGLDLRVARGTVHGVLGPNGAGKTTLVRILSTLLRPDAGRIEVAGHDVVREAYAVRLRIGLLGQHAALDEELGGRQNLELFGRLHHLGAKRARARAGELLERFDLAGTGRKAVRQYSGGMRRRLDLAASLITEPEVLFLDEPTTGLDPRGRAEVWNSVRSLVGGGTTVLLTTQYLEEADQLADRISVVDAGRVIAEGTADELKAETGGDRIDVVLRDAGQLGAAVALLPLTGVTVDTDRRLLSAPVTDRMEALSRVVEALQEAGIEAEDVALRRPTLDEVFLHLTGDDRRVKETA, encoded by the coding sequence GTGGCCGACACGGCGATCACCGTCGAAGGCGCACGCAAGACGTACGGCGGCAAAGAGGGGAAACACGCACTGGACGGGCTCGACCTGCGGGTTGCGCGCGGCACGGTGCACGGGGTGCTCGGCCCGAACGGCGCGGGCAAGACCACCCTGGTGAGGATCCTGTCCACCCTGTTGCGCCCCGACGCGGGCCGGATCGAGGTGGCCGGGCACGACGTGGTGCGCGAGGCGTACGCCGTACGGCTGCGCATCGGTCTGCTCGGCCAGCACGCCGCGCTCGACGAGGAGCTCGGCGGCCGGCAGAACCTGGAACTGTTCGGCCGGCTGCACCACCTGGGCGCGAAGCGGGCACGCGCGCGTGCCGGTGAACTCCTGGAGCGCTTCGACCTGGCCGGCACCGGCCGCAAGGCGGTCCGGCAGTACAGCGGCGGCATGCGGCGCCGGCTCGACCTCGCCGCCTCCCTGATCACCGAACCGGAGGTGCTCTTCCTGGACGAGCCGACCACCGGCCTCGACCCCCGCGGCCGCGCCGAGGTGTGGAACTCCGTCCGCTCCCTGGTCGGCGGCGGTACGACGGTCCTGCTCACCACGCAGTACCTGGAGGAGGCCGACCAGCTCGCCGACCGCATCTCGGTCGTCGACGCAGGCCGCGTCATCGCCGAGGGCACGGCGGACGAGCTGAAGGCGGAGACCGGCGGCGACCGCATCGACGTGGTCCTGCGCGACGCGGGTCAGCTGGGTGCGGCCGTCGCCCTGTTGCCTCTCACCGGGGTCACCGTCGACACCGACCGCCGCCTGCTGAGCGCCCCGGTGACCGACCGCATGGAGGCGCTCTCCCGGGTCGTAGAGGCCCTTCAGGAGGCCGGGATCGAGGCGGAGGACGTCGCGCTGCGCCGTCCGACGCTGGACGAGGTGTTCCTGCACCTCACCGGAGACGACCGCCGAGTGAAGGAGACCGCGTGA
- a CDS encoding PadR family transcriptional regulator: MSAIRLLVLGAVRMHGRAHGYQVRNDLEYWGAHEWSNAKPGSIYHALKQMAKQGLLHAHEIAPSTAGGPPRTEYEITGQGTEEYFRLLREALVTYDQRGDVKTAAVGFVVDLPRAEAVALLKERTLRIEQWRASVLEHYVPEEGPGQLGHIGEIMNMWVHTADSEAEWTRGLIERIEGGAYTFADEGDPFVGVLAEDAENPYATGERHPGDDH, from the coding sequence ATGTCAGCGATCCGTCTCCTCGTGCTCGGCGCGGTCCGTATGCACGGGCGGGCCCACGGCTACCAGGTGCGCAACGACCTGGAGTACTGGGGCGCGCACGAGTGGTCCAACGCCAAGCCCGGCTCGATCTACCACGCCCTGAAGCAGATGGCGAAGCAGGGACTGCTGCACGCGCACGAGATCGCCCCGTCCACGGCCGGCGGCCCGCCGCGCACGGAGTACGAGATCACCGGGCAGGGCACCGAGGAGTACTTCCGGCTGCTGCGCGAGGCGCTCGTCACGTACGACCAGCGGGGGGACGTGAAGACGGCCGCCGTCGGCTTCGTCGTGGACCTGCCGCGGGCGGAGGCGGTCGCGCTGCTGAAGGAGCGCACCCTGCGGATCGAGCAGTGGCGGGCCTCCGTCCTGGAGCACTACGTCCCCGAGGAGGGGCCCGGACAGCTGGGCCACATCGGCGAGATCATGAACATGTGGGTCCACACGGCCGACTCCGAGGCCGAGTGGACCCGCGGTCTCATCGAGCGCATCGAGGGCGGCGCCTACACCTTCGCCGACGAGGGCGACCCGTTCGTCGGTGTCCTGGCCGAGGACGCGGAGAACCCGTACGCGACGGGGGAGCGGCATCCCGGGGACGATCACTAA
- a CDS encoding DinB family protein, which produces MVTHVPAEAHGDERGALLSFIEEQRGGIRRAVLGLTDEQASSRPSASELSLAGLLKHVVEVEQMWVSLAKGEPPAVERDQSNWHECFRLVEGETVASQLAYWEKVAAETEDFVRSVPSLDDTFALPAQPWFPPDGRVSMRWLCLHLIRETARHAGHADIIRESLDGATAFELVAKEQGSSWG; this is translated from the coding sequence ATGGTCACTCACGTTCCCGCGGAGGCACACGGCGACGAGCGCGGAGCGCTGCTTTCCTTCATCGAGGAGCAGCGCGGCGGCATCCGGCGGGCGGTGCTGGGGCTGACCGACGAACAGGCGAGCTCCCGTCCCAGCGCCAGTGAGCTGTCGCTCGCCGGACTGCTCAAGCACGTCGTCGAGGTCGAGCAGATGTGGGTCTCCCTCGCCAAGGGCGAGCCACCGGCCGTCGAGCGGGACCAGAGCAACTGGCACGAGTGCTTCCGGCTGGTCGAGGGCGAGACCGTCGCGTCGCAGCTGGCGTACTGGGAGAAGGTCGCCGCCGAGACGGAGGACTTCGTCCGCTCGGTGCCGAGCCTCGACGACACCTTCGCGCTGCCGGCCCAGCCCTGGTTCCCGCCGGACGGCCGGGTCTCCATGCGCTGGCTCTGCCTGCACCTGATCCGCGAGACGGCCCGGCACGCCGGCCACGCCGACATCATCCGTGAGTCGCTGGACGGTGCCACGGCCTTCGAGCTGGTGGCGAAGGAGCAGGGCAGCTCCTGGGGCTGA
- a CDS encoding aldehyde dehydrogenase family protein, translated as MSSSYFTDLAQQYIDGEWRPGTGSWDIIDFNPYDDEKLASITIATVDEVDQAYRAAARAQKQWAETNPYARRAVFEKALRLIEEREAEISEAIIAELGGTRLKAAFELHLAKEFLREAVQLALRPEGRILPSPVDGKENRVYRVPVGVVGVISPFNFPFLLSIKSVAPALALGNAVVLKPHQNTPVVGGSLVAKIFEDAGLPGGLLNVVITDIAEIGDAFIEHPVPKVISFTGSDQVGRHVATVCARQFKRSVLELGGNSALVVLDDADVDYAVDAAVFSRYVHQGQVCMAANRVLVDRSVADEFTEKFVAKVKTLKAGDPRDPETVIGPVINSSQADAVAGVVEQALAEGATALVRGGRTDNLVEPSVLTGLPADSALLRQEVFGPIAFLVPFDGEEEAVRLVNDTPYGLSGAVHTGDVERGVAFAKQIDTGMFHVNDGTVHDEPIVPFGGEKHSGLGRLNGETMLDSFTTLKWISVQHGRSGFPF; from the coding sequence ATGTCGTCGTCCTACTTCACCGACCTTGCACAGCAGTACATCGACGGTGAGTGGCGCCCGGGTACCGGTTCCTGGGACATCATCGACTTCAATCCGTACGACGACGAGAAACTGGCGTCGATCACGATAGCCACGGTCGACGAGGTCGACCAGGCGTACCGGGCGGCCGCCCGTGCCCAGAAGCAGTGGGCCGAGACCAACCCCTACGCCCGCCGTGCCGTGTTCGAGAAGGCCCTGCGGCTCATCGAGGAGCGCGAGGCCGAGATATCCGAGGCGATCATCGCCGAGCTCGGCGGTACGCGTCTGAAGGCCGCCTTCGAACTGCACCTCGCCAAGGAGTTCCTGCGCGAGGCGGTCCAGCTGGCGCTGCGCCCCGAGGGCCGGATCCTCCCCTCGCCGGTGGACGGCAAGGAGAACCGCGTCTACCGCGTGCCCGTCGGTGTCGTGGGCGTGATCAGCCCCTTCAACTTCCCGTTCCTGCTCTCGATCAAGTCCGTCGCTCCGGCGCTCGCGCTCGGCAACGCCGTGGTGCTCAAGCCGCACCAGAACACGCCGGTCGTCGGCGGCTCCCTGGTCGCGAAGATCTTCGAGGACGCGGGGCTGCCCGGCGGCCTGCTGAACGTCGTCATCACCGACATCGCGGAGATCGGTGACGCCTTCATCGAGCACCCGGTCCCCAAGGTCATCTCCTTCACCGGCTCCGACCAGGTCGGCCGGCACGTGGCGACCGTCTGCGCGCGGCAGTTCAAGCGCTCGGTCCTCGAACTGGGCGGAAACAGCGCGCTGGTGGTACTCGACGACGCCGACGTGGACTACGCGGTCGACGCGGCCGTCTTCAGCCGGTACGTCCATCAGGGGCAGGTCTGCATGGCCGCCAACCGCGTCCTGGTCGACCGGTCCGTCGCCGACGAGTTCACCGAGAAGTTCGTCGCCAAGGTGAAGACCCTCAAGGCGGGCGACCCGCGCGACCCGGAGACCGTCATCGGCCCGGTCATCAACTCCTCGCAGGCGGACGCCGTCGCGGGCGTGGTCGAGCAGGCCCTCGCCGAGGGCGCCACGGCCCTGGTGCGCGGCGGGCGGACCGACAACCTCGTCGAGCCGTCCGTCCTGACCGGCCTGCCCGCCGACTCGGCGCTGCTGAGGCAGGAGGTCTTCGGCCCGATCGCCTTCCTCGTCCCGTTCGACGGCGAGGAGGAGGCCGTACGCCTCGTCAACGACACCCCCTACGGCCTGAGCGGTGCCGTGCACACCGGGGACGTCGAGCGGGGCGTCGCCTTCGCCAAGCAGATCGACACGGGCATGTTCCACGTGAACGACGGCACCGTCCACGACGAGCCGATCGTCCCGTTCGGCGGCGAGAAGCACTCGGGCCTCGGCCGGCTCAACGGCGAGACGATGCTGGACTCCTTCACCACGCTGAAGTGGATCTCCGTGCAGCACGGCCGGAGCGGCTTCCCGTTCTGA
- a CDS encoding helix-turn-helix domain-containing protein: MLLGSQLRRLREARGITREAAGYSIRASESKISRMELGRVSFKTRDVEDLLTLYGITDEQERASLLSLAKEANVAGWWHSYSDVLPSWFPTYVGLEGAASLIRAYEVQFVHGLLQTEAYAHAVVRRGMQGASEADVERRVALRLERQKYLVDERAPDFHIILDEAALRRPYGDREVMRGQLQHLIEISERPNVRLQVMPFSLGGHSGESGAFTILSFPESDLSDVVYLEQLTSALYLDKPEDVAQYERALKELQSDSPGPSESRDLLRGLLQLS; this comes from the coding sequence ATGCTGCTCGGATCACAACTCAGGCGACTGCGTGAGGCTCGGGGCATCACGCGCGAGGCGGCGGGCTACTCGATCCGCGCCTCCGAGTCGAAGATCAGCCGGATGGAGCTGGGCCGGGTGAGCTTCAAGACCAGAGACGTCGAGGACCTGCTCACCCTGTACGGCATCACGGACGAGCAGGAGCGCGCCTCCCTGCTGTCCCTGGCGAAGGAAGCCAACGTGGCGGGCTGGTGGCACAGTTACTCGGACGTGCTGCCCAGCTGGTTCCCCACCTACGTCGGCCTGGAAGGCGCCGCCTCGCTGATCCGGGCGTACGAGGTGCAGTTCGTGCACGGCCTGCTCCAGACCGAGGCGTACGCGCACGCGGTGGTCCGGCGGGGCATGCAGGGCGCGAGCGAGGCCGATGTCGAGCGGCGCGTGGCGCTGCGCCTGGAGCGGCAGAAGTACCTCGTCGACGAGAGGGCGCCCGACTTCCACATCATCCTGGACGAGGCCGCCCTGCGCCGCCCGTACGGCGACCGCGAGGTGATGCGCGGCCAGCTCCAGCACCTCATCGAGATCTCCGAGCGGCCCAATGTGCGGCTCCAGGTCATGCCGTTCAGCCTCGGCGGCCACTCCGGCGAAAGTGGCGCGTTCACGATCCTCAGCTTCCCGGAGTCCGACCTCTCGGACGTCGTCTACCTGGAGCAGCTCACCAGCGCGCTGTACCTGGACAAGCCCGAGGACGTCGCCCAGTACGAGAGGGCGCTCAAGGAGCTCCAGAGCGACAGCCCGGGCCCTTCGGAGAGCCGGGACCTTCTCCGGGGGCTCCTCCAGCTCTCCTGA
- a CDS encoding ATP-binding protein, translated as MLEPLRQGLPPLDPAAVSDAASCALPARYEAVREARHFTRRTLDQWDMGDRFDDVCLVVSELVTNALRHGLPASTRCATGQEPPVRLHLMRWTERLVCAVRDPSHDSPVARETDDFSAESGRGLFLVDSFSDSWGWHPLAGALSGKVVWALFRLPRPGSGPHAE; from the coding sequence ATGCTCGAGCCGTTAAGGCAGGGCCTTCCGCCGCTGGATCCCGCGGCCGTGTCCGACGCCGCCTCCTGTGCTCTGCCCGCCCGCTACGAAGCGGTGCGCGAAGCACGGCACTTCACTCGCAGAACCCTCGACCAGTGGGACATGGGCGACCGGTTCGACGACGTCTGCCTGGTGGTCTCGGAACTCGTCACCAACGCCCTGCGGCACGGCCTGCCGGCGAGCACCCGGTGCGCCACCGGCCAGGAGCCTCCCGTACGACTGCACCTGATGCGGTGGACCGAGCGGCTGGTGTGCGCGGTGCGCGATCCCAGTCACGACAGTCCCGTCGCCCGGGAGACCGACGACTTCTCGGCCGAGTCGGGCCGGGGGCTGTTCCTCGTCGACTCCTTCAGCGACAGCTGGGGCTGGCACCCGCTCGCGGGCGCGCTCAGCGGCAAGGTGGTCTGGGCGCTGTTCCGGCTGCCGCGGCCCGGTTCAGGGCCGCACGCGGAATGA
- a CDS encoding DUF397 domain-containing protein gives MAAAGLRGVAWQKSRHSNSQGSCVEFARLPGGDVAVRNSRFPDGPALVYTRAEIEAMLLGVKDGEFDHLVGG, from the coding sequence ATGGCGGCCGCCGGGCTGCGTGGTGTGGCCTGGCAGAAGAGCCGGCACAGCAACTCGCAGGGCTCGTGCGTGGAGTTCGCCCGGCTGCCGGGCGGTGACGTGGCCGTCCGCAACTCGCGCTTCCCCGACGGCCCCGCACTGGTCTACACCCGTGCGGAGATCGAGGCCATGCTGCTGGGCGTGAAGGACGGCGAGTTCGACCACCTGGTGGGGGGCTGA
- the rpsR gene encoding 30S ribosomal protein S18 encodes MPRKIDRKPVKNRPNPLDQAGITYIDYKDTDLLRKFISDRGKIRSRRVTRVSAQQQRQLARAIKNAREMALLPYASR; translated from the coding sequence ATGCCCCGCAAGATCGACCGCAAGCCCGTCAAGAACCGCCCCAACCCGCTGGACCAGGCCGGCATCACCTACATCGACTACAAGGACACCGACCTGCTGCGGAAGTTCATCTCCGACCGCGGCAAGATCCGCAGCCGCCGGGTCACCCGCGTGTCGGCCCAGCAGCAGCGGCAGCTGGCCCGGGCGATCAAGAACGCGCGCGAGATGGCGCTGCTGCCCTACGCCAGTCGCTGA
- a CDS encoding CobW family GTP-binding protein codes for MAAPPGLSVVIVGGLHADARKAAVARLLADVPGSVALHHDLATAAAGTVVRTVRDATGVLDAGEAPLVNDCACCALREDLVPELERLADAGRTPLAVVELWDSVEPKAMAEVVTAGGLTVTGVITAVDPALVLPYLGNGDDLADGGLAAAATDQRTVADTFARQLEYAPVLAIAESPEADDEDRELLAQLHPTARQVPIGHGDLAGAPAPGAFARDTADGLTVPPPRRRPLPPLAEAALAGFDVESAAAAQHPACALLPAEADAHGVSTLVWQQRRPFHPERLYAALEDLTCAAARSRGRFWLADKPDTLFHWDAAGGALCVESAGPWLASLPDAAWEMVPPVRRAAAALDWHPEHGDRGQHLVFTSPGLDRDGLERLLESCLLTDAEYAAGRDAWQRLPHAFDTLLEV; via the coding sequence GTGGCTGCCCCTCCTGGGCTCTCCGTCGTGATCGTCGGCGGGCTGCACGCCGACGCCCGCAAGGCGGCCGTGGCCCGGCTGCTCGCCGACGTGCCCGGCAGCGTCGCACTCCACCACGACCTGGCGACGGCCGCGGCCGGCACGGTCGTACGGACCGTCCGGGACGCCACCGGCGTCCTGGACGCGGGGGAGGCGCCGCTCGTCAACGACTGTGCCTGCTGCGCCCTGCGGGAGGACCTGGTCCCCGAGCTGGAGCGGCTCGCGGACGCCGGGCGGACGCCCCTGGCCGTCGTCGAGCTGTGGGACTCCGTCGAGCCCAAGGCCATGGCCGAGGTCGTCACCGCCGGCGGGCTCACCGTCACCGGCGTGATCACCGCCGTCGACCCGGCCCTGGTCCTGCCGTACCTCGGCAACGGCGACGACCTGGCCGACGGCGGTCTCGCCGCCGCCGCCACCGACCAGCGGACGGTCGCCGACACCTTCGCCCGCCAGCTGGAGTACGCCCCCGTCCTCGCGATCGCCGAGTCCCCCGAGGCCGACGACGAGGACCGCGAGCTGCTCGCGCAACTGCACCCGACGGCCCGCCAGGTCCCGATCGGCCACGGTGACCTGGCGGGCGCACCCGCGCCCGGCGCCTTCGCGCGGGACACGGCCGACGGTCTGACCGTGCCGCCCCCGCGGCGGCGCCCGCTCCCGCCGCTGGCCGAGGCCGCCCTGGCCGGCTTCGACGTGGAGTCGGCGGCGGCCGCCCAGCACCCGGCCTGCGCCCTGCTTCCGGCCGAGGCCGACGCGCACGGCGTCTCCACCCTGGTCTGGCAGCAGCGCCGCCCCTTCCACCCGGAGCGGCTCTACGCCGCCCTGGAGGACCTGACCTGCGCGGCAGCCCGCAGCCGGGGCCGGTTCTGGCTCGCCGACAAGCCCGACACGCTGTTCCACTGGGACGCGGCGGGCGGGGCCCTGTGCGTGGAGAGCGCGGGTCCGTGGCTCGCCTCCCTGCCGGACGCGGCCTGGGAGATGGTCCCGCCGGTGCGTCGCGCCGCCGCCGCGCTGGACTGGCACCCCGAGCACGGCGACCGCGGCCAGCACCTGGTCTTCACCTCGCCCGGCCTCGACCGGGACGGCCTGGAGCGGCTGCTGGAGTCCTGCCTGCTGACCGACGCCGAGTACGCGGCCGGGCGCGACGCCTGGCAGCGGCTGCCGCACGCCTTCGACACCCTCCTGGAGGTCTGA
- a CDS encoding type B 50S ribosomal protein L31: MREGIHPDYGPVVFRDRAANYAFLTRSTMTSEKTIEWEDGNTYPVVDVEISDVSHPFYTGTARVLDTAGRVERFERRYGKKG; this comes from the coding sequence ATGCGCGAGGGAATCCACCCGGACTACGGTCCCGTCGTCTTCCGCGACCGTGCCGCGAACTACGCCTTCCTCACCCGCTCGACCATGACGAGCGAGAAGACGATCGAGTGGGAGGACGGCAACACCTACCCGGTCGTGGACGTCGAGATCTCCGACGTCAGCCACCCCTTCTACACCGGCACCGCCCGCGTCCTGGACACCGCGGGACGCGTCGAGCGCTTCGAGCGCCGGTACGGAAAGAAGGGCTGA
- the rpmG gene encoding 50S ribosomal protein L33 yields the protein MARNELRPVIKLRSTAGTGYTYVTRKNRRNDPDRLTLRKFDPVVGRHVDFREER from the coding sequence ATGGCACGCAATGAACTCCGGCCGGTCATCAAACTCCGGTCCACGGCCGGGACCGGCTACACCTACGTGACCCGCAAGAACCGTCGCAACGACCCGGACCGACTGACCCTGCGCAAGTTCGATCCGGTCGTCGGCCGCCACGTCGACTTCCGAGAGGAGCGCTGA
- the rpmB gene encoding 50S ribosomal protein L28, whose protein sequence is MSAHCMLTGTQPGFGNRISHSHRRTSRRFDPNIQSKRYWLPSEARYVRLRLSARAIKTVDTIGVEAAVARIRARGVRV, encoded by the coding sequence ATGTCCGCGCACTGCATGCTGACCGGCACCCAGCCCGGCTTCGGCAACCGCATCTCGCACTCCCACCGGCGCACGTCCCGCCGGTTCGACCCCAACATCCAGTCCAAGCGCTACTGGCTGCCGAGCGAGGCCCGGTACGTACGCCTGCGGCTGAGCGCCAGGGCGATCAAGACCGTCGACACGATCGGGGTCGAGGCGGCCGTCGCCCGGATCCGCGCCCGGGGAGTGAGGGTCTGA
- the rpsN gene encoding 30S ribosomal protein S14, whose product MAKKSKIAKNDKRQEIVARYAARRAELKEIIRRPSSTDAERLAAQAELRRQPRDASATRVRNRDSVDGRPRGYFRAFGLSRVSLRGQAHAGYLPGVRKSSW is encoded by the coding sequence ATGGCGAAGAAGAGCAAGATCGCGAAGAACGACAAGAGGCAGGAGATCGTCGCGCGGTACGCCGCCCGGCGGGCCGAACTGAAGGAGATCATCCGGCGGCCGTCCTCCACGGACGCCGAACGGCTCGCCGCGCAGGCGGAACTGCGCAGGCAGCCGCGCGACGCCAGCGCCACGCGGGTGCGCAACCGGGACTCGGTGGACGGCCGGCCGCGCGGCTACTTCCGGGCGTTCGGGCTGTCCCGGGTGAGTCTGCGGGGCCAGGCGCACGCGGGGTATCTGCCGGGGGTGCGCAAGTCGTCCTGGTAA
- a CDS encoding DUF4232 domain-containing protein, protein MRTFPPLALAAALAATVLLTACDDGKTGGDDVKNADGPGGSACAIGHMGVEVGAGAAPAAGDTGTVTVTLTNQGGACTLKGFPAVDLVAEDGTTSVSPEQTGKAQPLTLGKGGTTSFTITYVRGEAGSPKSLQVRKASFTLPGATASARDLTWSYGEVARKDGSGAAEASVSGFESSGD, encoded by the coding sequence ATGCGCACCTTTCCTCCCCTCGCCCTGGCCGCCGCCCTCGCCGCGACGGTCCTGCTGACCGCCTGCGACGACGGCAAGACCGGTGGCGACGACGTCAAGAACGCGGACGGGCCGGGCGGTTCGGCCTGTGCGATCGGGCACATGGGCGTGGAGGTCGGGGCCGGTGCGGCCCCGGCGGCCGGGGACACCGGCACTGTCACCGTCACCCTCACCAACCAGGGCGGCGCGTGCACCCTGAAGGGCTTCCCCGCCGTCGACCTCGTGGCGGAGGACGGCACGACGTCCGTGTCCCCGGAGCAGACCGGGAAGGCCCAGCCGCTCACCCTCGGGAAGGGCGGCACCACGTCCTTCACGATCACCTACGTCCGGGGCGAGGCCGGCTCCCCGAAGAGCCTTCAGGTGCGGAAGGCGTCCTTCACCCTGCCCGGCGCCACCGCGTCCGCACGCGACCTGACCTGGTCCTACGGCGAGGTCGCCCGGAAGGACGGGAGCGGCGCGGCGGAGGCCTCGGTGAGCGGTTTCGAGTCCTCGGGCGACTGA
- a CDS encoding DUF2786 domain-containing protein, translated as MPGHPCRRGTIGPVSTPTTVDRAFEAALYDTGETALDTGASLLASDPAADDELARRGTEFVAAAWRRGWQPADVVRTVRRELDDVHVRLVAALIRAQAPHDRPRGRRWSAQLAELPDDAPPRTDRFSYATAVLELYRLLLRLPALESLDESPGEPRTESRMLGRIRALLAKAEATGFPEEAEALSAKAQELMARHSVDEALLAARAPSPETPGACRIGVEPPHEQAKAVLLDAVAAANHCRAVWNEPLGFSTVVGFETDLEAVELLYTSLLVQATTAMTKAEAVQRAGGRKRTKAFRQAFLAAYAHRIGTRLSAAAETQVTEDLLPVLASRDVAVTGRLDRMFPETTTTRLRGVRDAAGWTEGAQAADRAQVEHRPPLR; from the coding sequence ATGCCGGGTCATCCGTGCCGGCGTGGCACCATCGGCCCCGTGAGTACGCCCACCACCGTCGACCGCGCGTTCGAGGCCGCCCTGTACGACACCGGCGAGACGGCCCTCGACACCGGCGCGTCGCTGCTCGCGTCCGACCCGGCGGCGGACGACGAACTCGCCCGGCGCGGCACGGAGTTCGTGGCGGCGGCCTGGCGGCGCGGCTGGCAGCCGGCCGACGTCGTGCGGACCGTCCGGCGCGAACTGGACGACGTACACGTACGGCTGGTGGCGGCACTGATCCGCGCGCAGGCGCCGCACGACCGTCCGCGCGGGCGACGCTGGAGCGCGCAGCTCGCGGAGCTCCCCGACGACGCCCCGCCCCGCACCGACCGCTTCTCGTACGCCACCGCCGTGCTGGAGCTGTACCGCCTGCTGCTGCGCCTGCCCGCGCTCGAGTCCCTCGACGAGTCGCCCGGGGAGCCGAGGACCGAGTCCCGGATGCTGGGCCGGATCCGCGCCCTGCTCGCCAAGGCGGAGGCCACCGGGTTCCCTGAGGAGGCGGAGGCGCTCAGCGCGAAGGCGCAGGAGCTGATGGCCCGCCACAGCGTCGACGAGGCGCTGCTCGCGGCCCGGGCACCCTCGCCCGAGACACCCGGGGCCTGCCGGATCGGTGTCGAACCGCCGCACGAGCAGGCCAAGGCGGTGCTGCTGGACGCCGTCGCCGCCGCCAACCACTGCCGGGCGGTGTGGAACGAGCCCCTCGGTTTCTCCACCGTCGTCGGCTTCGAAACGGACCTGGAAGCGGTCGAACTCCTCTACACCTCACTCCTCGTACAGGCCACGACCGCGATGACGAAGGCGGAGGCCGTCCAGCGGGCGGGTGGCCGCAAGCGCACCAAGGCGTTCCGGCAGGCCTTCCTCGCGGCCTACGCCCACCGCATCGGCACCCGCCTGTCGGCCGCCGCCGAGACCCAGGTGACGGAGGATCTGCTCCCGGTCCTCGCCTCCCGCGACGTCGCGGTCACCGGCCGGCTGGACCGGATGTTCCCGGAGACGACCACGACCCGCCTGCGCGGCGTCCGCGACGCGGCGGGCTGGACGGAGGGCGCACAGGCGGCGGACCGGGCCCAGGTCGAGCACCGGCCGCCGTTGCGCTGA